A single genomic interval of Oryctolagus cuniculus chromosome 19, mOryCun1.1, whole genome shotgun sequence harbors:
- the ROGDI gene encoding protein rogdi homolog, giving the protein MATATAMAATAAERAVLEEEFRWLLHDEVHAVLRQLQDILKEASLRFTLPGSGAQGPAKQENFILGSSGTDQVKGVLTLQGDALSQADVNLKMTRNSQLLHFAFREDKQWKLQQIQDARNHVSQAIYLLANREESYQFQTGAEVLQLMDAVMLQLTRARNRLTTPATLTLSEIAASGLTRMFAPALPSDLLVNVYINLNKLCLTVYQLHALQPNSTKNFRPSGGAVLHSPGAMFEWGAQRLEVSHVHKVECVIPWLNDALVYFTVSLQLCQQLKDKISVFSSYWSYRPF; this is encoded by the exons ATGGCGACGGCGACGGCGATGGCGGCAACCGCAGCGGAACGGGCCGTGCTG GAGGAGGAGTTCCGCTGGCTGCTGCACGACGAGGTGCACGCCGTGCTGCGGCAGCTGCAGGACATCCTCAAG gAGGCCTCTCTCCGTTTCACCCTGCCCGGCTCAGGCGCTCAGGGGCCAGCCAAGCAGGAAAACTTCATCCTGGGCAGCTCTGG CACAGACCAGGTGAAGGGTGTGCTGACTCTGCAGGGGGATGCCCTCAGCCAGGCG GACGTGAACCTCAAGATGACGCGGAACAGCCAGCTACTGCACTTCGCCTTCCGGGAGGACAAGCAGTGGAAGCTGCAGCAG ATCCAGGACGCCAGGAACCACGTGAGCCAAGCCATTTACCTCCTGGCCAACCGGGAGGAGAGCTACCAGTTCCAGACGGGGGCTGAGGTTCTCCAG ctcatgGATGCCGTGATGCTGCAGCTGACCAGAGCCCGCAACCGGCTCACCACGCCGGCCACCCTCACCCTGTCCGAGATTGCTGCCAGCGGCCTCACG CGGATGTtcgcccccgccctgccctccgACCTGCTGGTGAACGTCTACATCAACCTCAACAAGCTCTGCCTCACCGTGTACCAGCTGCACGCCCTGCAGCCCAATTCCACCAAG AACTTCCGCCCATCTGGAGGCGCTGTGCTCCACAGCCCTGGGGCCATGTT TGAGTGGGGCGCGCAGCGCCTGGAGGTCAGCCACGTGCACAAGGTGGAGTGCGTGATCCCCTGGCTCAACGACGCCCTCGTCTACTTCACCGtctccctgcagctctgccagcaGCTCAAGGATAAG ATCTCCGTGTTCTCCAGTTACTGGAGTTACAGACCCTTCTAA
- the SMIM22 gene encoding small integral membrane protein 22 isoform X1 — MSVSVEELEAAAKEVLGRLKSHQLFQSEWDTVAFIVFLTFIGTVLLLLLLVIAHCCCCCCCCASPGTPRKVSPRKEGPKGVDNLALEP, encoded by the exons ATGAGTGTATCCGTGGAGGAGCTGGAGGCCGCGGCCAAGGAAGTGCTAGGCAGACTGAAGAGCCACCAGCTGTTCCAGTCCGAGTGGGACACCGTGGCCTTCATCGTCTTCCTCACCTTCATCG gcactgtgctgctgctgctgctgctggtcattgcccactgctgctgctgctgctgctgctgcgcctCCCCTGGGACCCCCCGGAAGGTGAGCCCCCGGAAG GAAGGCCCCAAGGGAGTGGACAACTTGGCCCTGGAGCCTTAA
- the SMIM22 gene encoding small integral membrane protein 22 isoform X2 — protein sequence MSVSVEELEAAAKEVLGRLKSHQLFQSEWDTVAFIVFLTFIGTVLLLLLLVIAHCCCCCCCCASPGTPRKEGPKGVDNLALEP from the exons ATGAGTGTATCCGTGGAGGAGCTGGAGGCCGCGGCCAAGGAAGTGCTAGGCAGACTGAAGAGCCACCAGCTGTTCCAGTCCGAGTGGGACACCGTGGCCTTCATCGTCTTCCTCACCTTCATCG gcactgtgctgctgctgctgctgctggtcattgcccactgctgctgctgctgctgctgctgcgcctCCCCTGGGACCCCCCGGAAG GAAGGCCCCAAGGGAGTGGACAACTTGGCCCTGGAGCCTTAA
- the SEPTIN12 gene encoding septin-12 isoform X1, translating to MGVQAPQALAHRDSGQTRGVRWGGEGLAAKPGVRFRCEDSAWPPESPSDAGLLPAPWVTGILAPSPMDPLRQSPSPCSSRPSSPRTPPCEMLGLVGIEAVLDQLKIKAMKMGFEFNIMVVGQSGLGKSTMVNTLFRSKVWKSTLPGLGVTTPQTLKLHAVTHVIEEKGVKLKLTVIDTPGFGDQINNDKCWDPILGYINAQYEQFLQEELLITRQRHIPDTRVHCCVYFVPPTGHCLRPLDIEFLQRLCRTVNVVPVIARADSLTIEEREAFRTRIQQNLRSHCIDVYPQKCFDEDINDRILNSKIRDRIPFAVVGADREHLVNGKCVLGRKTKWGIIEVENMAHCEFPLLRDLLIRSHLQDLKDITHNVHYENYRVVRLNESHLLPRGPGWVNLAPASEGQLSSPGPFKVYSRTQDNPASAGQLSSAGPYKAYSRAQDNATSAGQLSSPRLSKAYSRVQDDATSAGQLSSPRPSKAYSRAQDNATSGQPSSPRPSKIYSRAQDDYSVAGQLSSPQPSRIYSRAQDNSEDEF from the exons ATGGGGGTTCAGGCCCCCCAGGCCTTGGCCCACAGGGACTCAGGGCAGACCAGGGGTGtaaggtgggggggggagggactggcagcaaagccaggagtcaggttcaGATGTGAGGACTCAGCCTGGCCCCCTGAGAGCCCCAGTGACGCAGGCCTTCTCCCCGCCCCCTGGGTGACAGGCATCCTTGCACCCTCGCCCATGGACCCCCTGCGGCAGTCCccttccccctgctcctcccggccctccagccccaggaccccaCCGTGCGAGATGTTAGGTCTCGTGGGCATTGAAGCCGTGCTGGACCAGCTGAAGATCAAGGCCATGAAGATGGGGTTTGAGTTCAACATCATGGTGGTGG GGCAGAGCGGGCTGGGCAAGTCCACCATGGTGAACACGCTGTTCAGGTCCAAAGTGTGGAAGTCGACCCTGCCAGGCCTGGGGGTGACCACCCCCCAGACACTGAAGCTGCATGCAGTGACCCATG TCATCGAGGAAAAGGGCGTGAAGCTGAAACTGACGGTGATTGACACGCCCGGCTTTGGGGACCAGATCAACAACGACAAGTG CTGGGACCCCATCCTGGGCTACATCAACGCGCAGTACGAGCAGTTCCTGCAGGAGGAGCTGCTCATCACCCGCCAGCGCCACATCCCAGACACCCGCGTGCACTGCTGCGTGTACTTCGTGCCGCCCACCGGGCACTG CCTGCGGCCCCTGGACATTGAGTTCCTGCAGCGGCTGTGCCGGACGGTGAACGTGGTGCCCGTGATCGCCCGGGCGGACAGCCTGACCATTGAAGAGCGAGAGGCCTTCAGGACCAGG ATCCAGCAAAACCTGAGAAGTCACTGCATCGACGTGTATCCACAGAAGTGCTTTGATGAGGACATCAACGACAGGATTCTCAACAGCAAGATCCGG gaccGGATCCCCTTTGCTGTGGTCGGGGCTGACCGAGAGCACCTGGTGAACGGGAAGTGTGTCCTGGGTCGGAAGACCAAGTGGGGCATCATTGAAG TGGAGAACATGGCGCACTGTGAGTTTCCTCTCCTGAGAGATCTGCTCATCCG ctcccacctgcagGACCTGAAGGACATCACCCATAATGTCCACTACGAGAACTACCGCGTCGTCAGGCTCAACGAGAGCCACCTGCTGCCCCGTGGGCCGGGCTGGGTgaacctggcccctgcctctgaGGGTCAGCTGTCCAGCCCTGGGCCCTTCAAAGTCTACAGCAGAACCCAGGACAATCCTGCCTCAGCAGGTCAGCTGTCTAGCGCCGGGCCCTACAAAGCTTACAGCAGGGCCCAGGACAATGCCACCTCGGCGGGTCAGCTGTCCAGCCCCAGGCTCTCCAAAGCCTACAGCAGGGTCCAGGACGATGCCACCTCGGCGGGTCAGctgtccagccccaggccctccaaAGCCTACAGCAGGGCCCAGGACAATGCCACCTCGGGTCAGCcgtccagccccaggccctccaaAATCTACAGCAGGGCTCAGGATGATTACTCCGTGGCAGGTCAGctgtccagcccccagccctccagaATCTACAGCAGGGCCCAGGACAATTCTGAGGATGAGTTCTGA
- the SEPTIN12 gene encoding septin-12 isoform X2, translating into MDPLRQSPSPCSSRPSSPRTPPCEMLGLVGIEAVLDQLKIKAMKMGFEFNIMVVGQSGLGKSTMVNTLFRSKVWKSTLPGLGVTTPQTLKLHAVTHVIEEKGVKLKLTVIDTPGFGDQINNDKCWDPILGYINAQYEQFLQEELLITRQRHIPDTRVHCCVYFVPPTGHCLRPLDIEFLQRLCRTVNVVPVIARADSLTIEEREAFRTRIQQNLRSHCIDVYPQKCFDEDINDRILNSKIRDRIPFAVVGADREHLVNGKCVLGRKTKWGIIEVENMAHCEFPLLRDLLIRSHLQDLKDITHNVHYENYRVVRLNESHLLPRGPGWVNLAPASEGQLSSPGPFKVYSRTQDNPASAGQLSSAGPYKAYSRAQDNATSAGQLSSPRLSKAYSRVQDDATSAGQLSSPRPSKAYSRAQDNATSGQPSSPRPSKIYSRAQDDYSVAGQLSSPQPSRIYSRAQDNSEDEF; encoded by the exons ATGGACCCCCTGCGGCAGTCCccttccccctgctcctcccggccctccagccccaggaccccaCCGTGCGAGATGTTAGGTCTCGTGGGCATTGAAGCCGTGCTGGACCAGCTGAAGATCAAGGCCATGAAGATGGGGTTTGAGTTCAACATCATGGTGGTGG GGCAGAGCGGGCTGGGCAAGTCCACCATGGTGAACACGCTGTTCAGGTCCAAAGTGTGGAAGTCGACCCTGCCAGGCCTGGGGGTGACCACCCCCCAGACACTGAAGCTGCATGCAGTGACCCATG TCATCGAGGAAAAGGGCGTGAAGCTGAAACTGACGGTGATTGACACGCCCGGCTTTGGGGACCAGATCAACAACGACAAGTG CTGGGACCCCATCCTGGGCTACATCAACGCGCAGTACGAGCAGTTCCTGCAGGAGGAGCTGCTCATCACCCGCCAGCGCCACATCCCAGACACCCGCGTGCACTGCTGCGTGTACTTCGTGCCGCCCACCGGGCACTG CCTGCGGCCCCTGGACATTGAGTTCCTGCAGCGGCTGTGCCGGACGGTGAACGTGGTGCCCGTGATCGCCCGGGCGGACAGCCTGACCATTGAAGAGCGAGAGGCCTTCAGGACCAGG ATCCAGCAAAACCTGAGAAGTCACTGCATCGACGTGTATCCACAGAAGTGCTTTGATGAGGACATCAACGACAGGATTCTCAACAGCAAGATCCGG gaccGGATCCCCTTTGCTGTGGTCGGGGCTGACCGAGAGCACCTGGTGAACGGGAAGTGTGTCCTGGGTCGGAAGACCAAGTGGGGCATCATTGAAG TGGAGAACATGGCGCACTGTGAGTTTCCTCTCCTGAGAGATCTGCTCATCCG ctcccacctgcagGACCTGAAGGACATCACCCATAATGTCCACTACGAGAACTACCGCGTCGTCAGGCTCAACGAGAGCCACCTGCTGCCCCGTGGGCCGGGCTGGGTgaacctggcccctgcctctgaGGGTCAGCTGTCCAGCCCTGGGCCCTTCAAAGTCTACAGCAGAACCCAGGACAATCCTGCCTCAGCAGGTCAGCTGTCTAGCGCCGGGCCCTACAAAGCTTACAGCAGGGCCCAGGACAATGCCACCTCGGCGGGTCAGCTGTCCAGCCCCAGGCTCTCCAAAGCCTACAGCAGGGTCCAGGACGATGCCACCTCGGCGGGTCAGctgtccagccccaggccctccaaAGCCTACAGCAGGGCCCAGGACAATGCCACCTCGGGTCAGCcgtccagccccaggccctccaaAATCTACAGCAGGGCTCAGGATGATTACTCCGTGGCAGGTCAGctgtccagcccccagccctccagaATCTACAGCAGGGCCCAGGACAATTCTGAGGATGAGTTCTGA